In Actinomycetes bacterium, the DNA window ACCGGCGCGAAACTGACCGACGCGACCCTGACCCACGCGGACCTCGCCTACGCGAAACTGACCGACGCGACCCTGACCGGCGCGAGCCTCACCGGCGCGGACCTCTCCTACGCGACCCTGATCGAAGCAAACCTAACAGGCAAGAACCTGGAAGGCGCGGACCTCGAATCCGCGACCCTGTACCGCGCGGACCTGACCCGCGCGAACCTGTACGACGCGAACCTGCGCGGCGCGGACCTGACCGGTGCGAACCTGTACGAAGCGAACTTCCGTCGGGCGAACCTGACCGGTGCGATCCTGAACGTCGCGGACCTGACCGGGGCGTTCGTCTGCGAAACGGCCATGCCG includes these proteins:
- a CDS encoding pentapeptide repeat-containing protein; its protein translation is TGAKLTDATLTHADLAYAKLTDATLTGASLTGADLSYATLIEANLTGKNLEGADLESATLYRADLTRANLYDANLRGADLTGANLYEANFRRANLTGAILNVADLTGAFVCETAMPDGSINNTNC